The following are from one region of the Aspergillus luchuensis IFO 4308 DNA, chromosome 4, nearly complete sequence genome:
- the ARP5 gene encoding actin-related protein ARP5 (BUSCO:EOG09260QNB;~COG:Z;~EggNog:ENOG410PH0K;~InterPro:IPR027664,IPR004000,IPR043129;~PFAM:PF00022), with the protein MAITSIQPVLPTRFTINSTEKGAKKPPPEPYHVKDHPFKGYHPPQPEGYEKSKSTSAIVIDNGSNLVKAGWSFDKSPRFVLPPVMSRYRDRKLNKACQFIGYDSYVDATTRGQLRYAFDPGTSVVGNWDVMEGVLDYLFIKLGVDGANGGVDRPIVMTEPIANLAYPRRMMNEILFECYSAPSVAYGIDSLFSYRYNRGKDGLIISSSHTSTHVIPVLNNKALLSNCSRLNWGGLHASEYLLKLMRLKYPTFPARMTESQMEDIVHKHCYVSKDYDQELSHYLDWTGLEERDCIVQYPYTEHVVPEKTEEELARIAERKKESGRRLQEQAAKMRLEKLMKKEQELEYYKDLQNGLASETKKEARRILEAEDLKDEAHLDRLIRDLERSIKRSRNRDLGIEETEEPQEEMSFPLLDVPDEELDEAGLKEKRHQRLMKSNVEARQRAKAEKEREKARREEEERLDREKRENDFENWLAERRANRQNIMQKIKERDRMKADLGNRKSLASQMRMKTLANLAADGPKKRRRGGDDDTFGANDEDWGVYRTVATGEQSDEEEEEDLGGMLDTVEKELLEYDPEFTENHTLAAQSDWTKSLVHVFLRGPWPFDPESQREAHQLHLNVERIRVPEVVFKPSIAGVDQAGLLEIAADIVNQRFPNPEEQSKLLRDVFLTGGNTMFKNFDERLRNDFRAYLPVDAQLNVRRANDPVLDAWKGAAQWASGSELAKSSITRQEYLEKGSEYLKEHDMGNATTW; encoded by the exons ATGGCTATCACCTCGATCCAGCCGGTTCTACCGACTCGGTTCACGATCAATTCGACCGAGAAAGGTGCCAAAAAGCCTCCCCCGGAACCTTACCACGTGAAAGACCACCCATTTAAAGGCTACCACCCCCCTCAGCCGGAAGGCTACGAAAAGAGCAAGAGTACTAGCGCCATAGTTATTGATAATG GCTCGAACCTGGTCAAAGCCGGTTGGTCGTTCGACAAATCTCCTCGTTTCGTGCTTCCTCCTGTGATGAGCCGGTATCGCGACCGGAAGCTCAACAAAGCCTGCCAATTCATCGGATACGATTCCTATGTAGATGCGACTACGCGCGGTCAGCTGCGCTATGCCTTCGACCCTGGCACGAGTGTGGTGGGTAACTGGGATGTCAtggagggggtgttggaCTATCTGTTCATCAAGCTGGGAGTCGATGGTGCCAATGGAGGGGTTGACAGGCCGATTGTCATGACTGAGCCGATAGCCAACCTCGCTTATCCCAGAAGGA TGATGAACGAAATCCTGTTTGAGTGCTATTCCGCGCCATCGGTCGCCTACGGAATCGACTCCCTGTTCTCCTATCGGTACAACCGCGGAAAGGACGGACTCATCATCTCGTCCTCCCACACATCGACGCATGTGATTCCTGTGCTGAATAACAAGGCTTTGCTATCCAACTGCTCGCGGCTAAATTGGGGTGGACTGCACGCATCGGAATACTTGCTGAAACTTATGCGCCTGAAGTACCCGACGTTCCCTGCGAGGATGACAGAAAGCCAGATGGAAGACATTGTGCATAAGCATTGCTACGTTTCCAAGGACTACGACCAAGAGCTGAGCCACTACCTAGACTGGACGGGGCTGGAGGAGCGAGACTGTATCGTTCAGTACCCTTATACCGAGCATGTTGTGCCCGAAAAGACCGAGGAAGAACTCGCCCGGATTgctgagaggaagaaggaaagtgggCGTCGGTTGCAGGAGCAGGCCGCTAAGATGCGGCTAGAAaagttgatgaagaaggagcaggaaTTGGAGTACTACAAGGACCTACAAAACGGACTGGCCTcggagacgaagaaggaaGCCAGGCGCATCCTCGAAGCGGAGGACCTGAAGGATGAAGCCCATCTAGATCGACTGATTCGGGATCTTGAGCGGTCCATCAAACGATCCCGGAACCGGGACCTGGGGATCGAAGAAACCGAAGAGCCCCAGGAAGAGATGTCATTCCCGTTATTGGACGTCCCGGATGAAGAACTGGATGAAGCTGGTCTGAAGGAAAAGCGCCATCAGCGACTGATGAAGTCCAACGTTGAAGCTCGACAACGCGCGAAGGCAGAGAAAGAGCGTGAGAAGGCTCGccgggaagaggaggaacgcCTCGACCGTGAGAAGCGCGAGAACGATTTCGAGAATTGGCTCGCTGAACGCAGAGCAAACCGTCAG AACATCatgcagaagatcaaggaacGTGACAGGATGAAGGCGGATCTCGGCAACCGCAAATCATTAGCCAGTCAGATGCGCATGAAGACACTCGCCAACCTCGCTGCGGATGGGCCCAAGAAGCGGAGGCGTGGCGGGGACGATGACACCTTTGGTGCCAACGACGAAGATTGGGGTGTCTATCGAACGGTGGCTACGGGTGAAcagagtgatgaggaggaagaggaggatcttGGAGGCATGCTTGATACCGTTGAGAAGGAGCTACTCGAGTACGACCCCGAATTCACAGAGAATCACACGCTCGCCGCGCAATCCGACTGGACGAAGAGCCTAGTGCACGTCTTCCTGCGGGGCCCCTGGCCCTTTGATCCTGAGAGCCAACGTGAGGCTCATCAGTTGCACCTGAACGTGGAGCGAATCCGCGTTCCCGAGGTGGTGTTCAAGCCGTCAATTGCGGGCGTTGACCAGGCCGGCCTGTTGGAGATTGCTGCCGATATTGTGAACCAGCGATTCCCGAACCCCGAGGAGCAATCGAAACTGCTGCGGGATGTGTTCCTCACGGGTGGCAACACCATGTTCAAGAACTTTGACGAACGTCTCCGCAACGACTTCCGCGCGTACCTCCCCGTGGATGCCCAACTCAACGTCCGACGTGCAAATGACCCGGTTTTGGACGCATGGAAGGGTGCTGCGCAGTGGGCATCAGGGTCGGAGTTGGCCAAGTCCTCGATCACTCGGCAGGAATACTTGGAGAAGGGCAGCGAATATCTCAAG GAGCATGATATGGGCAATGCCACTACATGGTAG
- the DAD4 gene encoding DASH complex subunit DAD4 (COG:D;~EggNog:ENOG410PQR9;~InterPro:IPR013959;~PFAM:PF08650;~go_component: GO:0042729 - DASH complex [Evidence IEA];~go_component: GO:0072686 - mitotic spindle [Evidence IEA];~go_process: GO:0008608 - attachment of spindle microtubules to kinetochore [Evidence IEA]): MESPHEHQQALLLSRIIGNIEKLNESIMVMNRSLQEVNIQNMNVELVAQMFKNYQSNVLFHLEATENLKDPSSSSSSS, encoded by the exons ATG gaAAGTCCACATGAGCACCAGCAGGCCCTGCTGCTCTCTCGCATTATCGGCAACATT GAAAAACTAAATGAGTCAATCATGGTGATGAACAGAAGCCTCCAG GAGGTCAATATCCAGAACATGAACGTCGAGCTTGTCGCACAGATGTTCAAGAACTACCAGTCCAACGTTCTATTCCATCTAGAAG CGACGGAGAATTTGAAAGAcccgtcatcctcgtcgtccagTTCTTGA